Genomic window (Tissierellales bacterium):
ATTTGTCCTGATGATAATCTTGCTCCTACGTAAGCAAATATATCTCTGCCATGAAATGTATAAGATTTTTCAGAACCTTTTAATCTATTTTTCTTCTCATCAATCTCCCTTACTTCTTCTACTCCCATATCATCTGCCACTAAACTAAATAGCCCATTATCTGGCCCAACAAAATAATATCCCTCTTTTGTTTTAAGAACTATAGATTTCCTCTCCGAACCTACCCCTGGATCTACTACTCCTACAAACACAGTCCCCTTTGGCCAATAATTAGCCGTTTGTTTTAATCTATAAGCCCCTTCCCAAATATCATAGTTTGGAATTTCATGGGTCAAATCGAATATCTTTAACTCAGGATCCACTCCAAAAGA
Coding sequences:
- a CDS encoding SAM-dependent chlorinase/fluorinase, whose translation is MSKSRFQNNKKVIGIVVFLVLVLSIISIFSKKAINPTKSGNGANYLDEKSALVFLTDFGVRDGAVSAMEGVSFGVDPELKIFDLTHEIPNYDIWEGAYRLKQTANYWPKGTVFVGVVDPGVGSERKSIVLKTKEGYYFVGPDNGLFSLVADDMGVEEVREIDEKKNRLKGSEKSYTFHGRDIFAYVGARLSSGQ